In Syngnathus typhle isolate RoL2023-S1 ecotype Sweden linkage group LG14, RoL_Styp_1.0, whole genome shotgun sequence, one genomic interval encodes:
- the ap1m3 gene encoding adaptor related protein complex 1 subunit mu 3 isoform X2, with protein sequence MSASALFILDLKGKVLICRNYMGNMDMNEIDHFMPFLIKREDEAETTPLITHGSSHFLWIKHNNLYLVAMTKKNANAALLYSFLYKMVQVLQEYFKELEEESIRDNFVTVYELMDEVMDFGFPQTTDSQILQEYITQQGHKLEIGAVRPPATVTNAVSWRSEGIKYRKNEVFMDVIESVNLLVNASGSVLRSEIVGCVKLKVFLSGMPELRLGLNDKVLFEITGRDKSKTVELEDVKFHQCVRLSRFQNDRTISFIPPDGESELMSYRLNTMVKPLIWIESVIEKFSHSRVEIKARSQFKSRSTANNVSILVPVPSDADSPKFKTSTGTAKWLPEKNVVQWSIKSFPGGKEYLMRAHFGLPSVDSDELDAKRPILVNFEIPYFTVSGIQVRYLKIIEKSGYQALPWVRYITQSGDYQLRTN encoded by the exons ATGTCGGCGTCGGCGCTGTTTATATTGGACCTGAAGGGAAAG gtcttgaTCTGCCGTAACTACATGGGAAACATGGATATGAACGAGATTGACCACTTCATGCCCTTCCTGATTAAGCGGGAAGATGAGGCCGAGACCACGCCGCTCATCACCCACGGCTCCTCGCACTTTCTGTGGATCAAACATAACAACCTTTATC TGGTGGCCATGACCAAAAAGAATGCCAATGCTGCTCTGCTTTATTCCTTCCTTTACAAGATGGTGCAG GTGTTGCAGGAGTACTTTaaagagctggaggaggagagcaTTCGCGACAACTTTGTGACCGTCTACGAGCTGATGGACGAAGTCATGGATTTTGGTTTCCCGCAAACAACTGACAGCCAGATTCTTCAAGA GTACATTACCCAGCAGGGTCACAAACTGGAGATTGGGGCTGTGCGACCTCCTGCCACTGTCACCAATGCTGTGTCTTGGAGATCAGAGGGCATCAAGTACAGAAAGAATGAAGTTTTTATGGATGTCATTGAGTCCGTAAATCTACTG GTGAACGCAAGCGGGAGTGTCCTTCGAAGTGAGATCGTAGGCTGCGTTAAGCTGAAAGTGTTCCTTTCAGGGATGCCTGAACTCAGACTGGGCCTCAATGACAAAGTGCTTTTTGAAATCACAGGCA gaGACAAGAGTAAAACGGTGGAACTGGAGGATGTCAAGTTCCATCAGTGCGTCCGTTTGTCGCGTTTCCAGAATGACCGCACCATTTCGTTCATTCCTCCCGATGGCGAGAGTGAGCTCATGTCCTACCGGCTCAACACAATG GTGAAGCCGCTCATATGGATCGAGAGCGTGATCGAGAAGTTCTCCCACAGCCGGGTTGAGATCAAG GCTCGTAGTCAGTTTAAGAGCAGGTCAACCGCCAACAATGTGTCCATTTTGGTGCCAGTGCCCAGCGATGCCGACTCACCAAAGTTCAAGACCAGCACAGGCACTGCCAAGTGGTTGCCCGAGAAGAATGTGGTGCAGTGGAGCATCAAATCTTTCCCT GGTGGCAAGGAGTACCTGATGCGGGCACACTTTGGGCTACCCAGTGTGGATAGCGATGAGTTGGACGCCAAACGACCGATCTTGGTGAACTTTGAGATCCCCTATTTTACTGTGTCTGGCATTCAG GTGCGTTACCTAAAGATTATAGAAAAGAGCGGTTACCAGGCCTTGCCTTGGGTGCGCTACATCACGCAAAGTGGAG ATTACCAGCTGCGGACAAACTAA
- the ap1m3 gene encoding adaptor related protein complex 1 subunit mu 3 isoform X1, translating into MSASALFILDLKGKVLICRNYMGNMDMNEIDHFMPFLIKREDEAETTPLITHGSSHFLWIKHNNLYLVAMTKKNANAALLYSFLYKMVQVLQEYFKELEEESIRDNFVTVYELMDEVMDFGFPQTTDSQILQEYITQQGHKLEIGAVRPPATVTNAVSWRSEGIKYRKNEVFMDVIESVNLLVNASGSVLRSEIVGCVKLKVFLSGMPELRLGLNDKVLFEITGRDKSKTVELEDVKFHQCVRLSRFQNDRTISFIPPDGESELMSYRLNTMVKPLIWIESVIEKFSHSRVEIKVKARSQFKSRSTANNVSILVPVPSDADSPKFKTSTGTAKWLPEKNVVQWSIKSFPGGKEYLMRAHFGLPSVDSDELDAKRPILVNFEIPYFTVSGIQVRYLKIIEKSGYQALPWVRYITQSGDYQLRTN; encoded by the exons ATGTCGGCGTCGGCGCTGTTTATATTGGACCTGAAGGGAAAG gtcttgaTCTGCCGTAACTACATGGGAAACATGGATATGAACGAGATTGACCACTTCATGCCCTTCCTGATTAAGCGGGAAGATGAGGCCGAGACCACGCCGCTCATCACCCACGGCTCCTCGCACTTTCTGTGGATCAAACATAACAACCTTTATC TGGTGGCCATGACCAAAAAGAATGCCAATGCTGCTCTGCTTTATTCCTTCCTTTACAAGATGGTGCAG GTGTTGCAGGAGTACTTTaaagagctggaggaggagagcaTTCGCGACAACTTTGTGACCGTCTACGAGCTGATGGACGAAGTCATGGATTTTGGTTTCCCGCAAACAACTGACAGCCAGATTCTTCAAGA GTACATTACCCAGCAGGGTCACAAACTGGAGATTGGGGCTGTGCGACCTCCTGCCACTGTCACCAATGCTGTGTCTTGGAGATCAGAGGGCATCAAGTACAGAAAGAATGAAGTTTTTATGGATGTCATTGAGTCCGTAAATCTACTG GTGAACGCAAGCGGGAGTGTCCTTCGAAGTGAGATCGTAGGCTGCGTTAAGCTGAAAGTGTTCCTTTCAGGGATGCCTGAACTCAGACTGGGCCTCAATGACAAAGTGCTTTTTGAAATCACAGGCA gaGACAAGAGTAAAACGGTGGAACTGGAGGATGTCAAGTTCCATCAGTGCGTCCGTTTGTCGCGTTTCCAGAATGACCGCACCATTTCGTTCATTCCTCCCGATGGCGAGAGTGAGCTCATGTCCTACCGGCTCAACACAATG GTGAAGCCGCTCATATGGATCGAGAGCGTGATCGAGAAGTTCTCCCACAGCCGGGTTGAGATCAAGGTGAAG GCTCGTAGTCAGTTTAAGAGCAGGTCAACCGCCAACAATGTGTCCATTTTGGTGCCAGTGCCCAGCGATGCCGACTCACCAAAGTTCAAGACCAGCACAGGCACTGCCAAGTGGTTGCCCGAGAAGAATGTGGTGCAGTGGAGCATCAAATCTTTCCCT GGTGGCAAGGAGTACCTGATGCGGGCACACTTTGGGCTACCCAGTGTGGATAGCGATGAGTTGGACGCCAAACGACCGATCTTGGTGAACTTTGAGATCCCCTATTTTACTGTGTCTGGCATTCAG GTGCGTTACCTAAAGATTATAGAAAAGAGCGGTTACCAGGCCTTGCCTTGGGTGCGCTACATCACGCAAAGTGGAG ATTACCAGCTGCGGACAAACTAA
- the tie1 gene encoding tyrosine-protein kinase receptor Tie-1 isoform X1: MKVVCLWLLCIMDLSGAVIDLTMISTAEVIQVNRFSISCINGERTSAHVELDIKRDNKILIFPKMPNFKLHKPRNKKVVARDFRDLDNVGIFYCESAQEVPPLETVTMINNFARANFVPTHLTITANRGETVHLSMVLLSSQKRDVTWKYNGNYYYMTHWNDMVNHTAVLTVENSALANQGIYSASYVGDSPLQGAWMRLIVRACPNKKWGPYCDKDCPDCLNGGVCHDVDGDCICPPGFMGTRCETACREGMFGRNCQESCSSELDCKGLRFCLPDPYGCSCASGWFGNRCEKACHHDMYGPDCRLSCRCQNGGMCNRFSGCQCPTGWRGQNCEKSDRAPEILDLDSNLEWNLNSSPKIYCSATGNPLPSHNSIELRKLDSTVLKASHTVMDSNKSIAMFEIPRLSAEQGGLWECRVSTNGGQDSRKFNLTVKEPPVPTTAPILLEKRSKQLVVMPMDCHKGDGPVVSTTLLYKPLGNEDSWSSIIVYSDKEPITLMNLEPSTRYRVQVQLTRPGAGGEGAPGPEAIMETDCPEPTVQPEIDLSLVEGRNVTVRWRLAAAANSGLNGDTASGFLVQLFGPPPHREKLLEETTLLNVLSKRFYNMEYQQDYTVVVRLINCGSQGPPSKAYHIRINSQGPSAPRNVQALSLSPSAVQLRWQPPEDINGGLTKYVIEYQPLAQGSPHLWVDTDDGNKTTKDVTALNGSTLYQLRVRAFSKVPGEWSNFVQAATQGDGLESLTPTTQGVSGKPAGDNYQLLVAVVASVTVTCVTILLALLALFFIRKSLLNRRRTFTYQSGSGEETILQFNSGTLTLTRRPKPIPEPLTYPILEWEDIKFEDVIGEGNFGQVIKAMIKKDGNKMSAAIKMLKEFASENDHRDFAGELEVLCKLGQHPNIINLIGACENRGYLYIAIEYAPYGNLLDFLRKSRVLETDPAFAKEHGTASTLTSQQLLQFSVDVATGMHYLSDKQFIHRDLAARNVLVGDNLVAKIADFGLSRGEEVYVKKTMGRLPVRWMAIESLNYSVYTTKSDVWSFGILLWEIVSLGGTPYCGMTCAELYEKLPQGYRMEKPKNCDDEVYELMKQCWRDRPYERPPFSQVSVQLNRMQEARKAYVNMALFENFTYAGIDATAEEA, encoded by the exons ATGAAGGTCGTGTGCCTATGGTTGTTGTGCATCATGGATCTATCAG GTGCCGTCATTGACTTAACAATGATATCCACCGCAGAGGTCATCCAAGTCAATCGCTTCTCCATCTCATGTATTAACGGCGAGCGCACCTCTGCCCACGTGGAACTGGACATCAAGAGGGACAACAAAATCCTCATATTCCCCAAGATGCCAAACTTCAAACTGCATAAGCCGAGGAACAAGAAAGTTGTGGCCAGAGACTTCCGAGATTTGGATAACGTGGGTATATTTTACTGTGAGTCGGCACAGGAAGTCCCGCCGCTGGAGACCGTCACAATGATCAACAACTTTGCCAGAG CCAATTTCGTCCCAACCCACTTGACAATTACGGCCAACAGAGGAGAAACTGTTCACCTCAGCATGGTGCTGCTGAGCTCCCAAAAGAGGGATGTGACCTGGAAGTACAATG GAAATTACTATTACATGACTCACTGGAACGACATGGTCAACCACACGGCGGTGTTGACGGTGGAAAATTCCGCTTTGGCCAATCAAGGCATCTACAGTGCCAGCTATGTGGGGGACAGTCCTCTTCAGGGTGCCTGGATGAGACTCATTGTCCGAG CTTGTCCCAATAAGAAATGGGGTCCTTACTGTGACAAGGACTGCCCCGACTGCCTCAATGGTGGAGTGTGTCATGATGTGGATGGAGACTGTATCTGCCCTCCTGGATTCATGGGAACACGCTGCGAGACAG CGTGCAGAGAAGGAATGTTTGGGCGAAACTGCCAAGAATCATGCAGCTCAGAGCTGGACTGCAAGGGCCTGCGCTTCTGCCTACCAGACCCTTACGGTTGTTCTTGCGCTAGCGGCTGGTTCGGGAACCGATGTGAGAAGG CCTGCCATCATGACATGTATGGCCCAGACTGCAGGCTGAGCTGTAGATGTCAGAATGGAGGCATGTGCAATCGCTTTAGCGGCTGTCAGTGTCCCACAGGATGGCGGGGACAAAACTGTGAAAAATCTG ACAGGGCCCCAGAGATCTTGGATCTGGACAGTAATTTGGAGTGGAACCTCAATTCAAGCCCAAAGATCTATTGTTCAGCTACAGGCAATCCGCTGCCCAGTCATAACAGCATTGAGCTACGAAAGCTGGACAGCACTGTGCTCAAG GCATCCCACACCGTCATGGATTCAAATAAAAGTATCGCCATGTTTGAGATTCCACGACTGAGTGCTGAGCAAGGAGGCTTATGGGAGTGCAGGGTGTCGACCAACGGAGGCCAGGACTCACGCAAATTCAATCTTACCGTTAAAG AACCACCCGTTCCCACCACTGCTCCCATACTGCTGGAGAAAAGGAGCAAGCAGCTGGTCGTCATGCCCATGGACTGCCACAAAGGAGATGGGCCCGTTGTCTCCACCACGCTCCTCTACAAGCCTCTGGGAAATGAAGATTCTTGGTCCTCCATCATCG TGTACAGTGACAAAGAACCCATCACACTGATGAACCTGGAGCCTTCAACACGCTACCGTGTGCAGGTCCAGCTGACTCGCCCTGGCGCCGGAGGAGAAGGGGCTCCAGGGCCAGAAGCCATCATGGAGACCGATTGCCCGG AGCCCACAGTTCAACCCGAGATTGACCTCAGCTTGGTGGAAGGTCGCAATGTCACTGTGCGATGGCGactggccgccgccgccaacaGCGGCCTTAATGGCGACACAGCCAGTGGCTTTTTAGTGCAGCTCTTCGGGCCGCCACCTCACAGGGAGAAACTCCTGGAAGAGACCACCCTGTTAAATGTTCTGTCCAAAAGGTTCTACAACATGGAGTATCAACAAGACTACACAGTGGTGGTGCGCCTTATCAACTGTGGCAGCCAGGGGCCTCCTTCCAAAGCCTACCACATCCGTATCAACAGCCAGG GCCCATCGGCCCCACGTAACGTCCAGGCCCTGTCCTTGTCCCCGTCGGCCGTCCAGTTGAGGTGGCAGCCCCCCGAGGACATCAACGGAGGCCTCACCAAATACGTCATTGAGTACCAGCCGCTGGCCCAGGGGAGCCCGCACCTTTGGGTGGACACGGATGACGGGAACAAGACCACCAAAGACGTGACGGCGCTCAACGGAAGCACTCTCTACCAGCTGAGAGTCAGGGCTTTTTCCAAGGTGCCGGGAGAGTGGAGCAACTTTGTTCAAGCCGCTACGCAAGGAGATG ggctggaAAGTTTAACACCGACCACCCAGGGTGTGTCTGGGAAACCTGCGGGGGACAACTACCAGCTGTTGGTGGCAGTGGTGGCCTCTGTTACAGTCACGTGTGTGACCATCTTGCTGGCACTGCTTGCGCTCTTCTTCATCCGCAAAAGTCTACTCAATCGTCGTCGCACGTTCACCTACCAGTCTGGATCG GGTGAAGAGACAATTCTGCAGTTTAACTCTGGAACGCTGACCCTAACCCGAAGACCCAAGCCCATCCCGGAACCTCTTACGTATCCCATCCTGGAATGGGAAGACATTAAATTTGAGGACGTCATCGGCGAGGGCAACTTTGGACAG GTGATCAAAGCCATGATCAAGAAGGATGGCAACAAGATGAGCGCAGCCATCAAAATGCTGAAAG AATTTGCCTCGGAAAATGACCACCGAGACTTTGCAGGAGAACTGGAAGTGCTTTGTAAATTAGGCCAGCATCCCAACATCATCAACTTGATTGGAGCCTGTGAAAACAGAG GTTACCTGTACATTGCCATCGAATACGCGCCTTACGGCAACCTTCTCGACTTCTTAAGAAAGAGTCGCGTGTTGGAGACCGACCCCGCCTTTGCCAAGGAGCACGGCACAGCCTCGACGCTCACCTCCCAACAGTTACTGCAGTTTTCTGTGGATGTGGCCACAGGGATGCACTACCTCAGTGACAAACAG TTCATTCACAGAGATTTGGCCGCCAGAAATGTTCTGGTTGGTGACAACCTTGTGGCAAAGATAGCTGACTTTGGTCTGTCCCGTGGTGAGGAGGTTTACGTGAAGAAGACAATG GGTCGGTTGCCCGTTCGCTGGATGGCCATTGAGTCTCTCAACTACAGTGTGTATACGACCAAAAGCGATGT GTGGTCCTTTGGAATTCTCCTTTGGGAAATTGTAAGCCTAG GTGGCACGCCATATTGCGGAATGACGTGTGCTGAGCTTTATGAAAAACTGCCACAAGGCTACAGGATGGAGAAGCCCAAGAATTGTGACGATGAAGT GTATGAGCTGATGAAACAGTGCTGGAGGGATCGGCCCTACGAAAGACCCCCTTTCTCCCAAGTCTCGGTGCAGCTGAACAGGATGCAAGAGGCCAGAAAG GCCTACGTCAACATGGCACTTTTCGAGAACTTTACTTACGCTGGAATAGACGCGACTGCGGAGGAGGCCTGA
- the tie1 gene encoding tyrosine-protein kinase receptor Tie-1 isoform X2 — MKVVCLWLLCIMDLSGAVIDLTMISTAEVIQVNRFSISCINGERTSAHVELDIKRDNKILIFPKMPNFKLHKPRNKKVVARDFRDLDNVGIFYCESAQEVPPLETVTMINNFARANFVPTHLTITANRGETVHLSMVLLSSQKRDVTWKYNGNYYYMTHWNDMVNHTAVLTVENSALANQGIYSASYVGDSPLQGAWMRLIVRACPNKKWGPYCDKDCPDCLNGGVCHDVDGDCICPPGFMGTRCETACREGMFGRNCQESCSSELDCKGLRFCLPDPYGCSCASGWFGNRCEKACHHDMYGPDCRLSCRCQNGGMCNRFSGCQCPTGWRGQNCEKSDRAPEILDLDSNLEWNLNSSPKIYCSATGNPLPSHNSIELRKLDSTVLKASHTVMDSNKSIAMFEIPRLSAEQGGLWECRVSTNGGQDSRKFNLTVKEPPVPTTAPILLEKRSKQLVVMPMDCHKGDGPVVSTTLLYKPLGNEDSWSSIIVYSDKEPITLMNLEPSTRYRVQVQLTRPGAGGEGAPGPEAIMETDCPGPSAPRNVQALSLSPSAVQLRWQPPEDINGGLTKYVIEYQPLAQGSPHLWVDTDDGNKTTKDVTALNGSTLYQLRVRAFSKVPGEWSNFVQAATQGDGLESLTPTTQGVSGKPAGDNYQLLVAVVASVTVTCVTILLALLALFFIRKSLLNRRRTFTYQSGSGEETILQFNSGTLTLTRRPKPIPEPLTYPILEWEDIKFEDVIGEGNFGQVIKAMIKKDGNKMSAAIKMLKEFASENDHRDFAGELEVLCKLGQHPNIINLIGACENRGYLYIAIEYAPYGNLLDFLRKSRVLETDPAFAKEHGTASTLTSQQLLQFSVDVATGMHYLSDKQFIHRDLAARNVLVGDNLVAKIADFGLSRGEEVYVKKTMGRLPVRWMAIESLNYSVYTTKSDVWSFGILLWEIVSLGGTPYCGMTCAELYEKLPQGYRMEKPKNCDDEVYELMKQCWRDRPYERPPFSQVSVQLNRMQEARKAYVNMALFENFTYAGIDATAEEA; from the exons ATGAAGGTCGTGTGCCTATGGTTGTTGTGCATCATGGATCTATCAG GTGCCGTCATTGACTTAACAATGATATCCACCGCAGAGGTCATCCAAGTCAATCGCTTCTCCATCTCATGTATTAACGGCGAGCGCACCTCTGCCCACGTGGAACTGGACATCAAGAGGGACAACAAAATCCTCATATTCCCCAAGATGCCAAACTTCAAACTGCATAAGCCGAGGAACAAGAAAGTTGTGGCCAGAGACTTCCGAGATTTGGATAACGTGGGTATATTTTACTGTGAGTCGGCACAGGAAGTCCCGCCGCTGGAGACCGTCACAATGATCAACAACTTTGCCAGAG CCAATTTCGTCCCAACCCACTTGACAATTACGGCCAACAGAGGAGAAACTGTTCACCTCAGCATGGTGCTGCTGAGCTCCCAAAAGAGGGATGTGACCTGGAAGTACAATG GAAATTACTATTACATGACTCACTGGAACGACATGGTCAACCACACGGCGGTGTTGACGGTGGAAAATTCCGCTTTGGCCAATCAAGGCATCTACAGTGCCAGCTATGTGGGGGACAGTCCTCTTCAGGGTGCCTGGATGAGACTCATTGTCCGAG CTTGTCCCAATAAGAAATGGGGTCCTTACTGTGACAAGGACTGCCCCGACTGCCTCAATGGTGGAGTGTGTCATGATGTGGATGGAGACTGTATCTGCCCTCCTGGATTCATGGGAACACGCTGCGAGACAG CGTGCAGAGAAGGAATGTTTGGGCGAAACTGCCAAGAATCATGCAGCTCAGAGCTGGACTGCAAGGGCCTGCGCTTCTGCCTACCAGACCCTTACGGTTGTTCTTGCGCTAGCGGCTGGTTCGGGAACCGATGTGAGAAGG CCTGCCATCATGACATGTATGGCCCAGACTGCAGGCTGAGCTGTAGATGTCAGAATGGAGGCATGTGCAATCGCTTTAGCGGCTGTCAGTGTCCCACAGGATGGCGGGGACAAAACTGTGAAAAATCTG ACAGGGCCCCAGAGATCTTGGATCTGGACAGTAATTTGGAGTGGAACCTCAATTCAAGCCCAAAGATCTATTGTTCAGCTACAGGCAATCCGCTGCCCAGTCATAACAGCATTGAGCTACGAAAGCTGGACAGCACTGTGCTCAAG GCATCCCACACCGTCATGGATTCAAATAAAAGTATCGCCATGTTTGAGATTCCACGACTGAGTGCTGAGCAAGGAGGCTTATGGGAGTGCAGGGTGTCGACCAACGGAGGCCAGGACTCACGCAAATTCAATCTTACCGTTAAAG AACCACCCGTTCCCACCACTGCTCCCATACTGCTGGAGAAAAGGAGCAAGCAGCTGGTCGTCATGCCCATGGACTGCCACAAAGGAGATGGGCCCGTTGTCTCCACCACGCTCCTCTACAAGCCTCTGGGAAATGAAGATTCTTGGTCCTCCATCATCG TGTACAGTGACAAAGAACCCATCACACTGATGAACCTGGAGCCTTCAACACGCTACCGTGTGCAGGTCCAGCTGACTCGCCCTGGCGCCGGAGGAGAAGGGGCTCCAGGGCCAGAAGCCATCATGGAGACCGATTGCCCGG GCCCATCGGCCCCACGTAACGTCCAGGCCCTGTCCTTGTCCCCGTCGGCCGTCCAGTTGAGGTGGCAGCCCCCCGAGGACATCAACGGAGGCCTCACCAAATACGTCATTGAGTACCAGCCGCTGGCCCAGGGGAGCCCGCACCTTTGGGTGGACACGGATGACGGGAACAAGACCACCAAAGACGTGACGGCGCTCAACGGAAGCACTCTCTACCAGCTGAGAGTCAGGGCTTTTTCCAAGGTGCCGGGAGAGTGGAGCAACTTTGTTCAAGCCGCTACGCAAGGAGATG ggctggaAAGTTTAACACCGACCACCCAGGGTGTGTCTGGGAAACCTGCGGGGGACAACTACCAGCTGTTGGTGGCAGTGGTGGCCTCTGTTACAGTCACGTGTGTGACCATCTTGCTGGCACTGCTTGCGCTCTTCTTCATCCGCAAAAGTCTACTCAATCGTCGTCGCACGTTCACCTACCAGTCTGGATCG GGTGAAGAGACAATTCTGCAGTTTAACTCTGGAACGCTGACCCTAACCCGAAGACCCAAGCCCATCCCGGAACCTCTTACGTATCCCATCCTGGAATGGGAAGACATTAAATTTGAGGACGTCATCGGCGAGGGCAACTTTGGACAG GTGATCAAAGCCATGATCAAGAAGGATGGCAACAAGATGAGCGCAGCCATCAAAATGCTGAAAG AATTTGCCTCGGAAAATGACCACCGAGACTTTGCAGGAGAACTGGAAGTGCTTTGTAAATTAGGCCAGCATCCCAACATCATCAACTTGATTGGAGCCTGTGAAAACAGAG GTTACCTGTACATTGCCATCGAATACGCGCCTTACGGCAACCTTCTCGACTTCTTAAGAAAGAGTCGCGTGTTGGAGACCGACCCCGCCTTTGCCAAGGAGCACGGCACAGCCTCGACGCTCACCTCCCAACAGTTACTGCAGTTTTCTGTGGATGTGGCCACAGGGATGCACTACCTCAGTGACAAACAG TTCATTCACAGAGATTTGGCCGCCAGAAATGTTCTGGTTGGTGACAACCTTGTGGCAAAGATAGCTGACTTTGGTCTGTCCCGTGGTGAGGAGGTTTACGTGAAGAAGACAATG GGTCGGTTGCCCGTTCGCTGGATGGCCATTGAGTCTCTCAACTACAGTGTGTATACGACCAAAAGCGATGT GTGGTCCTTTGGAATTCTCCTTTGGGAAATTGTAAGCCTAG GTGGCACGCCATATTGCGGAATGACGTGTGCTGAGCTTTATGAAAAACTGCCACAAGGCTACAGGATGGAGAAGCCCAAGAATTGTGACGATGAAGT GTATGAGCTGATGAAACAGTGCTGGAGGGATCGGCCCTACGAAAGACCCCCTTTCTCCCAAGTCTCGGTGCAGCTGAACAGGATGCAAGAGGCCAGAAAG GCCTACGTCAACATGGCACTTTTCGAGAACTTTACTTACGCTGGAATAGACGCGACTGCGGAGGAGGCCTGA
- the lg14h1orf210 gene encoding type III endosome membrane protein TEMP codes for MEEFANLSTVATATTLPTDTKKSNSHRWEFLVAVLATAISLSVIMVLLAKCQVVRRYLASYRHTRLRETDISQCEQSGPDVGFDVHGESEMNPRHPAGAEDDDGFIEDNYIPTSERVRAERAAENMDDMDEGMNEIQFAIT; via the exons ATGGAAGAATTTGCAAATCTAAGCACAGTAGCCACGGCAACGACGCTTCCGACCG ACACAAAGAAGAGCAATTCTCACAGGTGGGAGTTCCTGGTCGCCGTTTTGGCCACTGCCATCTCCCTGTCTGTAATCATGGTTCTCTTGGCTAAGTGTCAAGTGGTTCGGCGCTACCTGGCCAGCTATCGGCACACCAGGTTAAGAGAGACGGACATTAGCCAATGTGAGCAGTCAG GTCCGGATGTGGGCTTTGACGTGCACGGAGAATCTGAAATGAACCCTCGGCATCCTGCCGGTGCTGAAGATGACGACGGCTTCATTGAGGACAACTACATCCCGACAAGCGAAAGAGTGAGAGCTGAAAGAGCAGCAGAGAACATGGATGACATGGACGAAGGCATGAATGAAATTCAATTTGCCATTACTTAG